Proteins co-encoded in one Pocillopora verrucosa isolate sample1 chromosome 1, ASM3666991v2, whole genome shotgun sequence genomic window:
- the LOC131784606 gene encoding uncharacterized protein, whose amino-acid sequence MFRCDGDCIQGHLQCDGKNDCADGSDERGCAAPQLRRSSPPRLVEQMRQKEVKLICNVSDAKNYIWYTDERKIHLPSDRYFVKSHWYLQITDVFKSDSGTFVYLASSSYGKLNCTVRLIVEDPTASPTNVLGDEKTRDALVPGIVSAGVLITVAALSFICWRRRSRTKEPVNGPISVSELEFEYDAFVIFSSQDSDWVTKTLILTLEEKHGLKCCVHYRDFVAGVPFRENMVNSVYKSRKTIAVVSNNFFNSNYCSFEMDYALHRLMERRDNSLVAIKLDDVDRGKLPKELRERSFIDLSKNIEKEHWERKLVKCLTIPSDLSQEQIM is encoded by the exons atgtttcgCTGTGACGGAGACTGCATACAAGGTCATTTGCAATGTGATGGAAAAAACGATTGTGCAGATGGATCCGATGAGAGAGGATGTG CTGCACCCCAGTTGAGGCGGTCGTCTCCTCCAAGGCTCGTTGAACAAATGAGACAAAAGGAAGTCAAGCTGATCTGTAACGTGAGCGATGCTAAAAATTACATTTGGTATACGGATGAAAGAAAGATTCATCTGCCCTCTGATCGGTATTTTGTAAAATCACATTGGTATCTGCAAATTACGGACGTTTTTAAATCGGACAGTGGAACGTTTGTTTACTTGGCCTCCAGTAGTTATGGAAAATTAAATTGCACAGTGAGGTTGATTGTTGAAG atCCAACAGCTTCACCTACAAATGTTTTAGGAG ATGAGAAGACTCGCGATGCTCTTGTCCCCGGAATCGTCTCGGCAGGCGTGCTAATTACCGTAGCTGCTTTGTCTTTTATCTGCTGGCGCCGTCGATCTCGAACCAAGGAGCCCGTGAATGGTCCAATTTCAGTGTCAG AACTTGAATTTGAATACGACGCGTTCGTTATTTTCAGCTCCCAAGACTCGGATTGGGTGACTAAAACTCTAATTCTAACTTTGGAAGAAAAGCACGGTCTTAAATGCTGTGTACACTACAGAGATTTCGTTGCCGGAGTACCTTTTCGTGAAAATATGGTCAACAGTGTTTACAagtcaagaaaaacaatagcTGTCGTGTCTAATAACTTTTTCAATAGCAATTATTGCAGTTTTGAGATGGATTACGCCCTTCACCGACTCATGGAAAGGAGAGATAACAGTTTAGTCGCCATCAAACTTGATGATGTTGACAGAGGAAAACTCCCAAAGGAGCTGCGAGAAAGGAGCTTCATAGATCTTTCAAAGAATATTGAAAAGGAACACTGGGAAAGAAAATTGGTTAAATGTTTAACGATTCCTAGCGATTTGTCACAGGAACAGATTATGTAA
- the LOC136283282 gene encoding transcriptional regulator ATRX homolog encodes MCGSLLSKFKKSRKRIKSSSGTYFHDRRRETNFDDHPKVVQMRGLIKKMLEEHEKTKIKAPRSTSKRNEKTRSKSKTKETTAKKETAVLTAEFETGSSHACLPFSQVVKASRDITNCTDNCHDSKVETGAKKDPHAMEMRRSPAEGYRLLPIIHRSTITIQKVKEMAKEMAREEERLKKRKTKKVVKRKSTGEAKNKEKPASKINPRTKSCSQKMTKQMLCTQKPVMQKCTHESLAKEMLPRKQLISKRLTKEKSHTEGLQVQTFDKEKKYDKTVVYNRLLVGEKSSSSKSSPTSKKMASKPLNFAYTILLGRTKSAIAFKVLTDGKRKETVLLSARVPKQLRKLDNPPKLTAEMMAEKQLAVQEKRLRELERVRNCARACAQPVKRNTAVH; translated from the coding sequence ATGTGCGGCTCATTGTTATCGAAATTCAAGAAGTCAAGAAAAAGGATTAAATCTTCCTCTGGCACGTATTTCCATGACCGAAGACGAGAAACTAATTTCGATGACCACCCGAAGGTGGTGCAGATGCGTGGTCTTATTAAGAAAATGCTCGAGGAACATGAAAAAACCAAGATCAAAGCTCCCAGAAGCACAAGCAAACGGAATGAGAAGACACGATCAAAATCTAAAACTAAGGAGACGACTGCGAAAAAAGAAACTGCTGTCCTAACAGCAGAATTCGAAACTGGAAGTTCACACGCATGTCTACCATTCTCACAGGTGGTCAAGGCTTCTAGAGACATCACAAACTGTACCGACAACTGCCATGATTCAAAGGTCGAGACAGGAGCAAAAAAGGACCCGCACGCAATGGAGATGAGACGGTCTCCGGCTGAAGGATACCGCTTGCTACCGATTATCCATCGCTCAACAATCACCATTCAGAAGGTGAAGGAAATGGCTAAGGAAATGGCTAGGGAAGAGGAGCGACTTAAAAAACGGAAGACGAAAAAGGTGGTTAAAAGGAAGTCAACTGGAGAAGCGAAAAATAAGGAAAAGCCTGCTTCAAAAATCAACCCAAGAACGAAGTCGTGTAGCCAAAAAATGACCAAACAAATGTTGTGTACACAAAAGCCAGTCATGCAAAAATGTACTCACGAAAGCCTAGCTAAGGAAATGCTACCTAGAAAGCAGCTTATTAGTAAGCGGTTGACCAAAGAAAAGTCACATACAGAAGGGCTACAGGTACAAACATtcgacaaagaaaagaaatatgacaAAACGGTGGTTTACAATAGGTTGTTGGTTGGAGAAAAGTCTTCATCGAGCAAGTCATCGCCCACCTCTAAAAAAATGGCGTCGAAACCCCTAAATTTCGCTTACACGATCCTTCTTGGCAGAACTAAAAGCGCCATCGCTTTTAAAGTTCTCACTGATGGCAAACGTAAGGAAACAGTTCTGCTTTCAGCCAGGGTACCAAAACAACTCCGTAAGCTTGACAATCCGCCCAAGCTTACTGCTGAAATGATGGCTGAAAAGCAACTGGCCGTTCAAGAGAAAAGACTTAGAGAACTGGAGCGAGTCCGAAACTGCGCTCGCGCTTGTGCGCAGCCCGTTAAGAGAAACACCGCCGTCCACTAA
- the LOC131784607 gene encoding macrophage mannose receptor 1-like: MILKALIVCVPFVLVICEARNISESAPDICPPGWMRWNNACYYFANDSVSSRVAWQDARQACQRIRGGDLASIHSAAENDFITRHVSGACWIGLNDLRAEGNFQWSDGSSFVYQKYSNKEPNDFYGQEDCIEIRSWLAGSWNDLNCGIDLCYVCKQTKKTIIPNVNPLEPKPTHGRCEDGWMNYEKSCYRSVSDPLLSWQKARDVCRNNTSMHGDLVTVNNRQEQVFLNTITRETSTDFWIGLNDLISGGIFLWTDNSPRKYTYWNVSEPSNNKESMDCVLMNPHQDEGRWRTASCNQRNGFICATEALPILPTHDRPPGELF; this comes from the exons ATGATACTCAAAGCGTTGATAGTTTGTGTTCCGTTCGTTCTTGTTATTTGCGAAGCAAGGAATATCTCTGAATCAG cTCCTGACATTTGCCCCCCCGGATGGATGCGTTGGAATAACGCGTGTTACTACTTTGCAAATGATTCTGTCTCAAGCCGGGTCGCATGGCAAGACGCTCGACAGGCATGTCAGAGAATCCGTGGAGGAGACCTTGCCAGTATTCACAGTGCTGCGGAGAACGACTTTATAACACGCCATGTCTCAGG TGCTTGTTGGATTGGACTTAATGACCTCAGAGCAGAAGGCAATTTCCAATGGTCGGATGGGTCATCATTTGTTTACCAAAAATATAGCAACAAAGAACCAAATGATTTCTATGGCCAAGAAGACTGTATAGAAATTAGGTCGTGGTTAGCAGGTAGTTGGAATGACTTAAATTGCGGTATCGACCTGTGCTACGTCTGCAAGCAGACCAAGA AAACCATCATACCAAATGTGAATCCTTTGGAACCTAAACCAA CCCATGGACGATGTGAGGATGGCTGGATGAACTATGAAAAGAGCTGCTACCGCAGCGTGTCAGATCCTCTTCTTTCTTGGCAGAAAGCAAGGGATGTTTGTCGAAATAACACCAGTATGCATGGAGACCTTGTCACAGTGAATAATCG gcaAGAACAGGTATTCTTAAATACTATCACTCGAGAAACCAGCACTGATTTTTGGATTGGCCTTAATGACTTGATCTCGGGGGGCATATTCCTCTGGACAGATAACAGTCCTCGCAAATATACTTACTGGAATGTCAGTGAACCATCAAATAATAAAGAGTCAATGGATTGCGTACTCATGAATCCTCATCAAGATGAAGGAAGATGGAGGACTGCGTCATGTAATCAGAGGAATGGGTTTATCTGTGCGACAG AGGCTCTTCCAATTCTTCCAACTCATGACCGACCGCCTGGTgagcttttttaa